A single region of the Devosia sp. FJ2-5-3 genome encodes:
- the gltX gene encoding glutamate--tRNA ligase has product MMSQVVTRFAPSPTGYLHIGGARTALFNWAFARNQGGKMLLRIEDTDRERSTEAAVVALIDGLKWLGLDWEGEPISQFERAPRHAEVAHELVKMGHAYYCYCSPEELDKMREDARAAGKPPRYNGFWRDRDPSEAPEGVKPVVRIKAPLSGEIVVHDHVQGEVVFKTENLDDFIILRSDGTPTYMHAVVVDDHDMGVTHIIRGDDHLTNAARQIIIYNAMGWTVPEMSHIPLIHGPDGAKLSKRHGALGVEAYRQMGYLPAALRNYLARLGWSHGDDEIFSTEQMVGWFSLEALNKGAARFDFVKLENINGHYIRESQPADLYDIMLATAQEVGRDTDFAGLDANKETVLAAIPELQPRAKTVLELIDLAQFIYATRPIAPDAAAAALLTPDARGVLSSIAETLGGLNEWSVPAIDAAMRRLAEEKGLKLGKLAQPLRAALTGRTVSPGIFEVMVLIGRDESMARLNDQITA; this is encoded by the coding sequence ATCATGTCCCAGGTTGTCACTCGCTTCGCCCCTTCCCCCACCGGGTATCTGCACATTGGCGGCGCCCGCACGGCGCTGTTCAATTGGGCTTTCGCTCGGAACCAGGGCGGCAAGATGCTGTTGCGCATCGAGGACACCGACCGCGAACGCTCGACAGAAGCTGCCGTGGTGGCGCTTATCGACGGGTTGAAGTGGCTCGGTCTAGACTGGGAGGGCGAGCCGATCAGCCAGTTCGAGCGTGCGCCACGCCATGCGGAGGTCGCCCACGAGCTGGTGAAGATGGGGCATGCCTATTATTGTTATTGCTCGCCCGAAGAACTCGACAAGATGCGCGAAGATGCGCGCGCCGCCGGCAAGCCGCCGCGCTACAACGGTTTCTGGCGCGATCGTGACCCGTCCGAGGCCCCCGAGGGCGTCAAGCCGGTGGTCCGCATCAAGGCTCCGCTGAGCGGTGAGATCGTCGTGCACGACCACGTGCAGGGCGAAGTCGTGTTCAAGACCGAGAACCTCGATGACTTCATCATCCTGCGGTCCGACGGCACCCCGACCTATATGCATGCCGTGGTGGTCGACGACCATGACATGGGCGTCACCCACATCATCCGCGGCGACGATCACCTGACCAATGCCGCCCGTCAGATCATCATCTACAACGCCATGGGCTGGACCGTTCCGGAGATGTCGCACATCCCGCTGATCCATGGACCGGATGGCGCAAAGCTCTCCAAGCGTCATGGTGCGCTGGGCGTCGAGGCCTATCGCCAGATGGGCTACCTGCCCGCGGCGCTGCGCAACTATCTGGCCCGCCTCGGCTGGAGCCATGGTGACGACGAAATCTTCTCGACCGAGCAAATGGTGGGATGGTTCTCGCTGGAGGCGCTCAACAAGGGCGCCGCCCGCTTTGACTTCGTCAAGCTCGAGAACATCAACGGCCACTATATTCGCGAGTCTCAGCCTGCCGACCTCTATGACATCATGCTGGCGACTGCCCAGGAAGTCGGTCGCGATACCGACTTCGCCGGCCTCGATGCGAACAAGGAGACGGTGCTGGCCGCCATACCGGAATTGCAGCCGCGCGCAAAGACGGTCCTGGAGCTCATCGATCTCGCCCAGTTCATCTATGCGACCCGCCCAATCGCACCGGACGCTGCGGCTGCGGCCCTGCTCACGCCCGACGCGCGTGGCGTGCTTTCGAGTATTGCCGAAACGTTAGGGGGGCTTAACGAATGGTCAGTACCCGCTATCGACGCAGCCATGCGCAGGCTGGCTGAGGAGAAGGGTTTGAAGTTGGGTAAACTGGCCCAGCCCCTGCGTGCAGCCCTTACGGGCCGTACTGTTTCGCCGGGTATATTCGAAGTTATGGTGCTGATCGGCCGCGACGAATCCATGGCCCGTCTGAACGACCAGATCACCGCATAA
- a CDS encoding ComEC/Rec2 family competence protein produces the protein MTVFAVGTIFVSALVLQAMVRQSLDGLRLAIQLAGLWVGFCLLPLHALASGTVMLKFPTYGSYAVLIDEVLSADEAGRRIVVSDIEPLEGARPVPIRRARLLVPLEPVLEPGDHIRANLRLAPVPGPILPGTHDGQFHAYFSGIGAFGGVTSGLEVISRGDENDFNRRVQALRNHIGGRVDLALDPASAAIGKAMMVGDQSSITDGIRDVMAASGLAHVYSISGLHLSIVAGGIFWLVRLALASMPSLVAWPSKKIAAVAGLLAAFGYLLLAGGPDNVPAFRSTLMLALIFGAALMGRRALTMRNVAIAALVIILMEPTSVFRPSFQLSFAAVVALIGVYELPRRGGAGRSGSLERFVRFVLATAATSFIAGLATLLFSAYHFQQTAPLGVLGNVLALPFVSFIMWFGVLAVVAMPFGLDGPFLKLMGWNIDRMVDVAELVAGWSAGFTGNPLLTHAALLVGLMALAWFAFLDGRWRFLAPAVAVPIVLLFGFAQRPDVLIADSTQAVAIRDGDHLALASGRTGSFAVDVWSRHYQAEIMQTHSGATCDGLGCIVRTEDYRVAIVRNAAAFAEDCFGSDLVISRIPTPAWCAGDGILIGPWQLERHGVHWLAWNETAGRFDVRPAIEHINRPWRVWRQ, from the coding sequence GTGACTGTCTTCGCTGTCGGAACAATTTTCGTATCCGCCCTGGTGCTTCAGGCAATGGTCCGGCAGTCGCTCGACGGGCTTCGCCTCGCCATCCAACTCGCGGGTCTCTGGGTCGGCTTTTGTCTCTTGCCTCTCCACGCTTTGGCCTCTGGTACGGTGATGCTGAAGTTTCCCACTTACGGGAGCTATGCGGTGCTGATCGATGAGGTGTTATCGGCCGATGAGGCCGGGCGCCGGATCGTCGTTTCCGATATCGAGCCGCTGGAGGGTGCGAGGCCCGTCCCGATCCGGCGAGCGCGTCTCCTCGTGCCGCTTGAGCCAGTCCTCGAGCCCGGCGATCATATTCGCGCCAATCTGCGGCTGGCGCCAGTGCCTGGCCCGATCCTGCCGGGCACGCACGATGGCCAGTTCCACGCCTATTTCTCCGGCATAGGCGCGTTCGGCGGCGTCACCAGTGGCCTCGAAGTGATCTCTCGGGGAGATGAGAACGACTTCAACCGCCGCGTGCAGGCCTTGCGGAACCATATTGGCGGCCGTGTTGATCTCGCTCTGGACCCGGCGAGCGCGGCCATCGGCAAAGCCATGATGGTGGGCGACCAGAGTTCCATCACCGATGGTATCCGCGACGTCATGGCCGCGTCCGGCCTTGCCCATGTCTATTCCATTTCCGGCCTGCACCTCTCCATTGTCGCGGGCGGCATATTCTGGCTGGTGCGGCTGGCTCTGGCGTCGATGCCCAGCCTGGTTGCCTGGCCCAGCAAGAAGATCGCCGCCGTTGCGGGGCTTCTCGCCGCCTTTGGATATCTGCTTCTCGCGGGAGGCCCGGACAATGTGCCGGCCTTTCGCTCCACCCTGATGCTGGCGCTTATCTTCGGCGCGGCTTTGATGGGGCGCAGGGCGCTCACCATGCGCAATGTGGCCATCGCCGCGCTGGTCATTATCCTCATGGAGCCGACCAGCGTGTTCCGGCCCAGTTTCCAGCTGTCCTTTGCTGCAGTGGTTGCCCTGATTGGCGTCTACGAGCTGCCGCGGCGCGGCGGCGCGGGGAGGTCCGGATCGCTCGAACGCTTCGTCCGCTTCGTGCTCGCCACCGCCGCCACAAGCTTCATTGCAGGGCTGGCGACGCTGCTGTTTTCGGCCTACCACTTCCAGCAGACGGCCCCGCTTGGCGTCCTCGGCAATGTTCTCGCATTGCCCTTTGTCAGCTTCATCATGTGGTTCGGCGTGCTTGCCGTCGTCGCCATGCCGTTTGGGCTAGATGGTCCCTTTCTCAAACTCATGGGCTGGAATATCGATCGCATGGTCGACGTTGCGGAGCTTGTGGCCGGCTGGAGCGCTGGGTTTACCGGTAACCCGCTGCTGACCCATGCGGCGCTGCTGGTAGGGCTCATGGCCTTGGCCTGGTTCGCCTTCCTGGATGGGCGTTGGCGCTTCCTCGCGCCGGCAGTGGCGGTGCCGATTGTTCTTCTGTTCGGGTTTGCGCAGCGGCCGGATGTGCTGATCGCCGACAGCACGCAGGCCGTCGCCATTCGGGACGGCGATCATCTGGCCCTGGCCAGCGGCAGGACCGGCAGCTTTGCCGTCGACGTCTGGAGCCGTCACTATCAGGCAGAGATAATGCAAACCCATTCGGGTGCGACATGCGACGGACTTGGCTGCATTGTCAGGACCGAGGATTATCGCGTTGCCATTGTGCGCAATGCGGCGGCCTTTGCCGAGGATTGCTTCGGCAGCGATCTGGTAATCAGCCGGATTCCCACGCCGGCGTGGTGCGCAGGGGACGGGATTCTTATCGGGCCATGGCAATTGGAACGCCATGGCGTCCACTGGTTAGCCTGGAACGAGACCGCCGGGCGCTTTGACGTCCGCCCGGCGATCGAGCATATCAACCGCCCGTGGCGAGTCTGGCGACAGTGA
- a CDS encoding beta-galactosidase, whose amino-acid sequence MTISPALGVCYYPEHWPEAWWARDAERMAEVGIKYVRIGEFAWSRLEPKPGNLQLDWMIRAMDVLAQHGLKVIVGTPTATPPRWMVDKHPDMLAVDAHGRQKGFGSRRHYDFSHLGYREECARITEILADALSDHPALGGWQTDNEYGCHGTTYSYSPAALSGFRDWLGKRYGSVEALNEAWGNVFWSMEYNSFDQIELPNLLVCEPNPIHDLDFRRYSSDQVSAFNKVQYDILKAKRPDLPVIHNFMSRYSEFDHYDLAETLDVASWDSYPIGHLAVSNEPDEIKRQYMRQGDPDNAAFHHDLYRTVGHGRWWIMEQQPGPVNWAQFNPDPLPGMARLWAWEAFAHGAEVVSYFRWRQAPFAQEQMHAGLLRPDSEPAPAYEEASQVARELAATGLAGTSGKARVALVFDYESEWAWDVQPQSKGFNHGAHVREIYAAFRKHGVDIDILSPKTKSFAGYEIVAIPALFAWTDELREAMESFDGYLLIGPRTGSKTRNFSIPARLGPDLSPNLLDARVMRVDSVPGHVSVTVKGGGSTRLWREKVETRGEIVMEDNEGVPVLISQGKLFYLTASGDRALVQRVADYLIAEADLPVLNLPAGVRARSRGGFRIYVNYSAGPAQLNPSGDEDGYVVGSAEMPAAGVTVARLATGG is encoded by the coding sequence ATGACCATCAGCCCTGCCCTTGGCGTCTGCTATTATCCCGAACACTGGCCTGAAGCCTGGTGGGCTCGCGACGCCGAGCGCATGGCCGAGGTCGGCATCAAATATGTGCGCATCGGCGAATTCGCCTGGTCCCGCCTGGAGCCGAAACCGGGCAATCTGCAGCTCGACTGGATGATCCGCGCCATGGATGTGCTTGCGCAACATGGCCTAAAGGTCATTGTCGGCACCCCCACGGCCACGCCGCCGCGCTGGATGGTCGACAAGCATCCGGACATGCTGGCGGTCGATGCCCATGGCCGCCAGAAGGGATTTGGATCCCGCCGGCACTACGACTTCTCCCACCTGGGCTATCGGGAAGAATGCGCCCGCATCACAGAGATCCTTGCCGATGCCCTGAGCGATCACCCCGCGCTGGGTGGCTGGCAGACCGACAATGAATATGGCTGCCACGGCACGACATATTCCTATTCACCCGCAGCGCTGAGCGGTTTCCGCGACTGGCTCGGCAAACGTTACGGATCCGTCGAAGCGCTGAACGAGGCCTGGGGCAATGTGTTCTGGTCGATGGAATACAATTCGTTCGACCAGATCGAACTGCCGAACCTCCTCGTCTGTGAGCCCAACCCGATCCACGACCTCGACTTCCGGCGCTATTCCTCTGACCAGGTCTCGGCCTTCAACAAAGTCCAGTACGACATCCTCAAGGCCAAGCGCCCGGACCTCCCGGTCATCCACAATTTCATGAGCCGCTATAGCGAGTTCGACCATTATGATCTGGCCGAGACGCTGGATGTGGCCAGCTGGGACTCCTACCCCATAGGCCATCTGGCGGTCAGCAATGAGCCAGATGAAATCAAGCGCCAGTACATGCGCCAGGGCGACCCGGATAACGCAGCATTCCACCATGACCTCTACCGCACCGTCGGCCATGGCCGCTGGTGGATCATGGAACAGCAGCCGGGCCCGGTGAACTGGGCGCAGTTCAACCCCGATCCCCTGCCCGGCATGGCGCGTCTGTGGGCGTGGGAGGCCTTCGCCCATGGCGCCGAGGTCGTCTCCTATTTCCGCTGGCGCCAGGCGCCCTTTGCGCAGGAGCAGATGCATGCGGGCCTCCTGCGCCCGGATAGCGAACCGGCGCCTGCCTATGAGGAAGCCAGCCAGGTTGCCCGCGAACTGGCCGCCACCGGACTTGCCGGCACTTCCGGCAAAGCCCGTGTCGCCCTTGTCTTCGACTATGAGAGCGAATGGGCCTGGGACGTGCAGCCGCAGTCCAAGGGTTTCAACCACGGCGCCCATGTGCGCGAAATCTACGCAGCCTTCCGCAAGCATGGCGTCGACATCGACATCCTTTCCCCAAAGACGAAGAGCTTTGCGGGTTATGAGATCGTCGCCATTCCCGCCCTGTTCGCCTGGACCGATGAGCTGCGCGAGGCGATGGAAAGTTTCGATGGCTATCTGCTGATCGGCCCGCGCACCGGCTCCAAGACCCGGAATTTTTCCATACCCGCCCGGCTGGGCCCGGACCTGTCGCCAAATCTGCTGGATGCCCGCGTCATGCGCGTGGACAGCGTGCCGGGTCATGTGTCCGTGACCGTCAAGGGTGGCGGCTCGACCAGGCTCTGGCGCGAAAAGGTCGAAACGCGTGGCGAGATCGTCATGGAGGACAATGAGGGCGTGCCGGTGCTGATTTCGCAGGGCAAGCTCTTCTATCTCACGGCGAGCGGGGACCGTGCCCTTGTCCAGCGTGTCGCTGACTATCTCATCGCCGAAGCCGACCTTCCGGTGCTCAACCTTCCGGCCGGCGTGCGCGCTCGCAGCCGGGGCGGCTTCCGCATCTATGTCAATTATTCTGCGGGCCCGGCGCAGCTGAACCCATCTGGCGATGAAGATGGCTATGTCGTTGGCAGCGCCGAAATGCCGGCCGCGGGCGTCACTGTCGCCAGACTCGCCACGGGCGGTTGA
- a CDS encoding SMP-30/gluconolactonase/LRE family protein: MTETARLFIDSKCSLGEGPLWHPGRQQLFFFDINEESLFAANTAGEIVESWLFNESVAAAGIVDNDTLAIVTENGLIRFDLTVGGINRLEDIERDIPTNRANDSRVHPSGAFWIGTMVKDEGPKDGSVYHYRAGTLTRIIENAAIPNATCFSPDGRIAYWSDTPTQKIMKCATDPETGLPIGEWELFADVSGHRGYPDGAVVDSQGYLWNARWGGSCVVRHAPDGSIDRIIEVPVSQVTCPAFGGKDLKTMFITTASKGLSEEQLAKEKLAGGVFAIELEIPGLPESTVIL; encoded by the coding sequence ATGACCGAGACGGCACGCCTATTTATCGACAGCAAATGTTCACTCGGCGAAGGCCCGCTCTGGCATCCCGGCCGTCAGCAATTGTTCTTCTTCGACATCAACGAAGAGAGCCTGTTCGCAGCCAACACCGCTGGCGAAATCGTCGAGAGCTGGCTGTTCAATGAGAGCGTTGCGGCGGCCGGCATCGTCGATAACGACACGCTGGCCATCGTCACCGAAAACGGCCTCATCCGCTTCGATCTCACTGTTGGCGGCATCAACCGGCTCGAGGACATCGAGCGCGATATTCCCACCAATCGCGCCAATGACAGCCGCGTGCACCCCTCCGGCGCATTCTGGATCGGTACGATGGTCAAGGACGAGGGCCCCAAGGATGGGTCGGTCTATCACTATCGCGCCGGCACGCTGACGCGGATCATCGAGAACGCGGCAATCCCCAATGCCACCTGCTTTTCGCCAGACGGCCGCATCGCCTATTGGAGCGATACGCCGACACAGAAAATCATGAAATGCGCCACCGACCCGGAGACGGGTCTGCCGATCGGTGAATGGGAACTTTTCGCTGACGTATCCGGGCACCGGGGATACCCGGACGGGGCCGTCGTAGACAGCCAAGGTTATCTCTGGAACGCCCGCTGGGGCGGCAGCTGCGTCGTGCGCCATGCGCCGGACGGCTCGATCGACCGGATCATCGAGGTTCCGGTGAGCCAGGTCACCTGCCCCGCCTTCGGCGGCAAGGACCTCAAGACAATGTTCATTACCACGGCGTCCAAGGGCCTTTCGGAAGAACAGCTCGCGAAAGAAAAGCTCGCCGGCGGCGTCTTCGCCATCGAACTCGAAATCCCCGGCCTGCCCGAATCCACCGTCATCCTCTGA
- a CDS encoding 2-dehydro-3-deoxy-6-phosphogalactonate aldolase — translation MSHRHIIAILRGITPDEAVPVCTALVEAGITLIEVPLNSPNATESISRAAAALSDRAEIGAGTVLTEEDVHAVAQAGGTFIVSPDTNELVISETVRLGLKSYPGVFSPTDAFRAIRAGATGLKFFPAEVLGSKGIKAMKAVLPPDLPLYAVGGANPDNFDEFFGVGCAGFGLGTYIYTPGRSAAEVGQRAAMAVAAYDKGATA, via the coding sequence ATGTCCCATCGCCACATCATCGCCATCCTGCGCGGCATTACCCCCGACGAAGCCGTGCCCGTATGCACAGCGCTTGTTGAGGCCGGGATTACCCTCATCGAGGTTCCGCTCAATTCCCCCAACGCCACCGAGAGCATTTCCCGCGCCGCAGCGGCTTTGTCGGACAGGGCCGAGATCGGCGCCGGCACGGTGCTGACCGAGGAAGATGTGCACGCTGTGGCCCAGGCCGGGGGCACGTTCATCGTTTCGCCCGACACCAATGAACTGGTGATCTCCGAAACGGTTCGGCTGGGCCTCAAATCCTATCCGGGTGTGTTCAGCCCCACAGATGCGTTCAGGGCGATCCGGGCTGGTGCGACGGGTCTGAAATTCTTCCCGGCAGAGGTGCTGGGATCGAAGGGCATCAAGGCCATGAAGGCCGTGCTGCCGCCGGATTTGCCGCTCTATGCCGTAGGCGGAGCCAATCCCGACAATTTCGACGAGTTCTTTGGTGTCGGCTGCGCCGGCTTCGGCCTTGGAACTTATATTTATACCCCCGGCCGCAGCGCCGCCGAAGTCGGCCAGCGCGCCGCCATGGCGGTTGCCGCCTATGACAAGGGAGCCACGGCATGA
- a CDS encoding 2-dehydro-3-deoxygalactonokinase, with product MSESVAWIAVDWGTSNLRAWGMSESGGIVSTASSDRGMGKLKREEFAGALGEIVETLQVSGPVDVLICGMAGARQGWLEAPYLEAPTDLRGLHDGAVHPDAGNDRYTVSILPGVCQRHGGENVMRGEETQLLGLATLIPDYSGLVCLPGTHSKWAQLNGTRIEGFTTAMTGEIFEVLKTHSVLRHSLTGDLDGGERDAGFDAGASDGLARPADLLGQLFRVRAAALLSGRDPSWCAGYLSGLLIGTEIAANRDQIGNTPVPLIGSARLCALYVRVLEMAGASGRLVDATEVVLAGLKTARANA from the coding sequence GTGAGTGAGTCTGTGGCCTGGATTGCCGTTGATTGGGGAACGTCCAATCTGCGGGCTTGGGGCATGAGCGAGAGCGGCGGTATCGTGTCCACCGCCAGTTCCGACCGGGGCATGGGCAAGCTCAAGCGCGAGGAATTCGCCGGCGCGCTGGGCGAGATCGTCGAGACACTGCAGGTGTCCGGACCGGTTGATGTCCTCATCTGCGGCATGGCCGGGGCCCGTCAGGGGTGGCTCGAAGCGCCCTATCTCGAAGCGCCCACCGATCTGCGCGGCCTCCACGACGGCGCCGTCCATCCCGATGCGGGCAATGACCGCTATACGGTCTCGATCCTTCCCGGCGTCTGCCAGCGCCATGGTGGCGAGAATGTCATGCGCGGAGAAGAGACCCAGCTGCTTGGCCTTGCCACGCTCATTCCCGACTATTCCGGCCTCGTCTGCCTGCCTGGAACGCACTCGAAATGGGCCCAACTGAATGGCACGCGCATTGAAGGGTTCACCACCGCAATGACGGGTGAAATCTTCGAAGTGCTCAAGACCCACTCCGTGCTCCGCCACTCCCTCACCGGGGACCTCGATGGCGGCGAACGCGATGCCGGTTTCGACGCCGGTGCGAGCGATGGTCTGGCAAGACCCGCCGATCTCCTCGGGCAGCTGTTCCGCGTGCGCGCTGCCGCGCTCCTGTCGGGGCGAGATCCGTCCTGGTGCGCCGGCTACCTCTCGGGCCTGCTCATCGGCACGGAAATCGCCGCCAATCGCGACCAGATCGGTAACACCCCTGTTCCCCTTATCGGCTCGGCGCGCCTCTGTGCGCTCTATGTCCGGGTGCTGGAAATGGCCGGCGCCTCGGGCCGCCTCGTCGATGCCACCGAGGTCGTCCTCGCCGGTCTCAAAACTGCCCGCGCCAACGCCTGA